A stretch of Crossiella cryophila DNA encodes these proteins:
- a CDS encoding glycerophosphodiester phosphodiesterase family protein: MLPHLPLPAHPYLDGPYPRAFAHRGWHLDELAGMENSLSGFRRAVKEGFSYLETDVHATSDGVVVVHHDDLLDRTTDGVGAVADQLWASVKQAKVGGVEPIARLEDLLEELPEAYLNVDVKSDSAVAPVLRLLQRLGAWDRVCLASFSERRLARLRRLAGPRLMTALGPRSAGVLWAGGRFRPLAVKSLVKGRLAQVPASAGKLKVVDHRFVAAAHRLGIEVHVWTIDTTEEMTALLDVGVDGLVTDRPDLLREVLRSRTLWPH, translated from the coding sequence GTGCTGCCTCACCTCCCGCTCCCCGCGCACCCGTACCTGGACGGCCCCTACCCGCGTGCCTTCGCCCACCGGGGCTGGCACCTGGACGAGCTGGCCGGCATGGAGAACTCGCTGAGCGGCTTCCGACGGGCCGTGAAAGAAGGGTTCAGTTACCTGGAGACCGACGTGCACGCGACCAGCGACGGCGTGGTCGTGGTGCACCACGACGACCTGCTGGACCGCACCACCGACGGTGTCGGCGCGGTCGCCGACCAGCTGTGGGCCTCGGTCAAACAGGCCAAGGTCGGTGGCGTCGAGCCGATCGCGCGGCTGGAGGACCTGCTGGAGGAGCTGCCGGAGGCCTACCTCAACGTCGACGTCAAGTCCGACTCCGCGGTCGCCCCGGTGTTGCGCCTGCTGCAACGACTGGGCGCCTGGGACCGGGTCTGCCTGGCCTCCTTCTCCGAACGGCGGCTGGCGAGGCTGCGCAGGCTGGCAGGCCCGCGGCTGATGACCGCGCTCGGACCGCGTTCGGCCGGGGTGCTCTGGGCGGGCGGCCGGTTCCGGCCGCTGGCGGTGAAGTCGCTGGTCAAGGGCAGGCTGGCGCAGGTCCCGGCCAGTGCGGGCAAGCTGAAGGTGGTCGACCACCGATTCGTGGCCGCCGCGCACCGGCTGGGCATCGAGGTGCACGTGTGGACCATCGACACCACCGAGGAGATGACCGCCCTGCTCGACGTCGGCGTCGACGGCCTGGTCACCGACCGCCCCGACCTACTCCGCGAAGTCCTCCGCTCCCGCACCCTCTGGCCCCACTAA
- a CDS encoding transglycosylase family protein: MDRPGPLRLVAVLLAAGAGLFAFDGTAAADPSTVDWQRLRMCESTDRYHVDTGSGYYGAYQFDLPTWRSVGGSGLPHQASPAEQDFRALYLYRMRGWQPWECAGKLGLRDDRDARSKRVPDYGEASYISGAKSPVWPGRVFGPGDCHPALRTWQLRMNAYGYGFTGTGCYQDKTKAAVLDLQRANGIKDSGLLGPRTWSAAWTGKPPR; the protein is encoded by the coding sequence ATGGACAGACCGGGTCCGCTCCGACTGGTTGCCGTGCTGCTCGCCGCGGGGGCGGGGCTGTTCGCCTTCGATGGCACCGCGGCCGCTGATCCGTCCACAGTGGACTGGCAACGGTTACGGATGTGCGAGTCCACCGATCGGTACCACGTGGACACCGGCAGCGGCTACTACGGCGCCTACCAGTTCGACCTGCCCACCTGGCGCAGTGTCGGCGGCTCCGGCCTGCCGCACCAGGCCAGTCCGGCCGAGCAGGACTTCCGGGCGCTCTACCTGTACCGGATGCGGGGCTGGCAGCCCTGGGAGTGCGCGGGCAAGCTCGGCCTGCGCGATGACCGGGACGCGCGCAGCAAGCGGGTGCCCGACTACGGCGAGGCCAGTTACATCAGCGGCGCGAAGTCGCCGGTGTGGCCGGGCCGGGTGTTCGGGCCGGGGGACTGCCATCCGGCGCTGCGCACCTGGCAGCTGCGGATGAACGCCTATGGCTACGGCTTCACCGGCACCGGCTGCTACCAGGACAAGACCAAGGCCGCGGTGCTGGACCTGCAACGCGCCAACGGCATCAAGGACTCCGGCCTGCTCGGCCCCAGAACCTGGTCCGCCGCCTGGACCGGCAAACCCCCGAGATAA
- a CDS encoding thymidine kinase has translation MDVLAVPNQPDPTDALSAVPAAGARRALPVSGRLRFFYGPMDCGKSTLALQIDHNLARQGRGGLLLVRHDRSGKPQISSRIGVTRHAVEVHEDTDLVLLVRQCWAEGRRVDYVIVDEAQFLSAAQVEQLAELADEVQVDVYCFGIATDFRSELFPGSRRLFELADELQAVQVEVLCWCGLQGRFNARILGNQIVRAGDTVFVADTVTDTDQPVPDTDRAQQESDAGATVRYQVLCRRHFRLGELGPTSTPVGQLSLA, from the coding sequence GTGGACGTACTTGCGGTACCCAACCAACCGGATCCCACCGACGCCCTGTCCGCGGTGCCCGCGGCCGGAGCGCGGCGGGCGCTGCCCGTCTCGGGCCGGCTGCGGTTCTTCTACGGACCGATGGACTGCGGCAAGTCCACCCTCGCGTTGCAGATCGACCACAACCTGGCCCGCCAGGGCCGGGGCGGCCTGCTGCTCGTGCGGCACGACCGGTCCGGGAAGCCGCAGATCTCCAGCCGGATCGGGGTGACCCGGCACGCGGTGGAGGTGCACGAGGACACCGACCTGGTGTTACTGGTCCGGCAGTGCTGGGCCGAGGGGCGCCGGGTCGACTACGTGATCGTCGACGAGGCGCAGTTCCTCAGCGCCGCCCAGGTCGAACAGCTCGCCGAGCTGGCCGATGAGGTGCAGGTCGACGTCTACTGCTTCGGCATCGCCACGGACTTCCGCAGTGAGCTGTTCCCAGGCTCTCGGCGGCTGTTCGAGCTGGCTGACGAGCTGCAGGCGGTGCAGGTGGAGGTGCTGTGCTGGTGTGGCTTGCAGGGGCGGTTCAACGCGCGGATCCTGGGTAACCAGATAGTCCGAGCGGGTGACACGGTTTTCGTCGCGGACACGGTGACCGATACGGACCAGCCAGTACCGGATACGGACCGTGCCCAGCAGGAGAGCGACGCAGGAGCTACGGTCCGTTACCAAGTGCTGTGCCGTCGGCACTTTCGTCTAGGTGAGCTTGGTCCCACCTCGACACCGGTTGGCCAGCTCAGCCTGGCTTGA
- a CDS encoding MBL fold metallo-hydrolase: MNELTLTVLGNATPYPTRDNPCSGYLVTNGDTRVWMDAGTGTLGPLQHHTGLAELTAIWISHAHADHTADLLTAYYALRYADIDRDPLPLYCPPGLADRLANFLTNGPERSPVESAFAIHELHDGHQVQLGELTLTSRAVDHGIPAFGVRVESPEASLVFSGDTAACPALTELASGCDLLLCEAESDQRPADEPPVHHTPEDAGETAQAAGARRLLLTHLGRSVSPDDAVTRAAARFAGPVEFAEPGSHITV, from the coding sequence GTGAACGAACTGACCCTGACCGTCCTGGGCAACGCCACGCCCTACCCCACCCGGGACAACCCCTGCTCCGGCTACCTGGTGACCAACGGCGACACCCGCGTCTGGATGGACGCCGGCACCGGCACCCTGGGCCCGCTGCAGCACCACACCGGCCTGGCCGAGCTGACCGCGATCTGGATCTCGCACGCGCACGCCGACCACACCGCCGACCTGCTCACCGCCTACTACGCGCTGCGCTACGCCGACATCGACCGCGACCCGCTGCCGCTGTACTGCCCGCCCGGCCTGGCCGACCGCCTGGCGAACTTCCTCACCAACGGCCCCGAGCGCAGCCCGGTGGAGTCCGCCTTCGCCATCCACGAACTGCACGACGGCCACCAGGTCCAGCTCGGCGAGCTGACCCTGACCAGCCGCGCGGTCGACCACGGCATCCCGGCCTTCGGCGTCCGCGTCGAGTCCCCGGAAGCCTCCCTGGTCTTCTCCGGCGACACCGCCGCCTGCCCCGCGCTGACCGAACTGGCCAGCGGCTGCGACCTGCTGCTGTGCGAGGCCGAGAGCGACCAGCGCCCAGCCGACGAGCCCCCGGTGCACCACACCCCGGAGGACGCCGGAGAGACCGCACAGGCCGCCGGTGCCCGTCGGCTGCTGCTGACCCATCTCGGCCGGTCGGTCTCCCCTGACGACGCGGTGACCCGGGCGGCGGCGCGGTTCGCCGGGCCGGTGGAGTTCGCCGAACCGGGGTCGCACATCACGGTCTGA
- a CDS encoding putative bifunctional diguanylate cyclase/phosphodiesterase has protein sequence MTDQVGAEAVLRTVDFGVAVTDLGGRLRWLNPAFAKLLRIPEEQAVGRSLPALLPGVPDGPSKGEPVLAPNSTGEPPTWLEITCTALESGHELLYRAADITQWRDRELQAVHQAQALHRAQVLGQMGNWEWFVNDDRVLWSEALLEMLGYEPGAALTYAGYLALVPPEDRPLVDRAIQQSLDTGEKFSYTHRICRADNGDQRIFECFGEVICDAAGAPERMLGTARDVTQSRQLHSELLRMADEDPLTGLPNRRALTRELERQLASGADGTLLLLDLDNFKDVNDLRGHAVGDRVMRTLGAALREKLRPGQLLGRLGGDEFAVVLPGIATEEAVEIAERLGAAVAALSVVAGGAATRMTASTGVARFDRAGGWEAVLANADLALYASKGNGRNRVTVYDPAHYADTAKRVSVLDRLRRALERGGFALHAMPMVNLRTSRTVGYELLLRLEDGHSPTPGPAEFLPAAERSNLVHDIDRWVLGEAIDQLVQNPDPMLRFNVNVSGRTLEDEDFAAFVLDRLASAGVAPGRLGLEITETAAVTNLDAARHLAEQLRAIGCRITLDDFGSGFGSFVHLKHLPITGLKIDGEFVRGIDTGSRDGVLVTGIMEIARGLGLSAVAEWVERPTQVEALTRLGVRVAQGFHLGRPRPLPVVLAERKEQQNGIRRALPMPSETPEQPAVQP, from the coding sequence GTGACGGACCAGGTCGGTGCGGAGGCGGTGCTGCGCACCGTCGACTTCGGCGTGGCGGTCACCGACCTCGGCGGCAGGCTGCGCTGGCTCAACCCGGCCTTCGCGAAACTGCTGCGGATCCCCGAGGAGCAGGCGGTGGGCCGATCGCTGCCCGCGCTGCTGCCCGGCGTGCCCGACGGCCCCTCCAAGGGTGAGCCGGTACTGGCCCCCAACTCCACCGGCGAGCCGCCGACCTGGCTGGAGATCACCTGCACCGCGCTGGAGTCCGGCCACGAGCTGCTCTACCGGGCCGCGGACATCACCCAGTGGCGCGACCGCGAACTACAGGCCGTGCACCAGGCCCAGGCACTGCACCGGGCCCAGGTGCTCGGGCAGATGGGCAACTGGGAGTGGTTCGTCAACGACGACCGGGTGCTCTGGTCGGAGGCGCTGCTGGAGATGCTCGGCTACGAGCCGGGCGCGGCACTGACCTACGCCGGCTACCTGGCGCTGGTGCCGCCGGAGGACCGGCCGCTGGTGGACCGGGCCATCCAGCAGTCCCTGGACACCGGCGAGAAGTTCTCCTACACGCACCGGATCTGCCGTGCGGACAACGGTGATCAGCGGATCTTCGAGTGCTTCGGCGAGGTCATCTGCGACGCCGCCGGCGCCCCGGAGCGGATGCTGGGCACCGCGCGCGATGTCACCCAGTCCCGGCAGCTGCACAGCGAACTGCTGCGGATGGCCGATGAGGACCCGTTGACCGGGCTGCCCAACCGGCGCGCGCTGACCAGGGAGCTGGAGCGGCAACTGGCCTCCGGCGCGGACGGCACGCTGCTGTTGCTGGACCTGGACAACTTCAAGGACGTGAACGACCTGCGCGGGCACGCCGTCGGCGACCGCGTGATGCGCACCCTCGGCGCGGCGCTGCGGGAGAAGCTGCGGCCCGGTCAGCTGCTCGGCCGGCTCGGCGGCGACGAGTTCGCCGTGGTGCTGCCCGGGATCGCGACCGAGGAGGCGGTGGAGATCGCCGAGCGGCTGGGCGCCGCGGTCGCCGCGCTGTCGGTGGTCGCCGGTGGCGCGGCCACCCGGATGACCGCCAGCACCGGCGTCGCCCGCTTCGACCGGGCCGGTGGCTGGGAAGCGGTGCTGGCCAACGCCGACCTGGCGCTGTACGCCTCCAAGGGCAACGGCCGCAACCGGGTCACCGTCTACGATCCGGCGCACTACGCCGACACCGCCAAGCGGGTCTCGGTGCTGGACCGGCTGCGCCGCGCGCTGGAACGTGGCGGGTTCGCCCTGCACGCCATGCCGATGGTGAACCTGCGGACCTCGCGCACGGTCGGCTACGAACTGCTGCTGCGGCTGGAGGACGGCCACTCGCCGACCCCTGGCCCCGCCGAGTTCCTGCCCGCGGCCGAGCGCAGCAACCTGGTGCACGACATCGACCGCTGGGTGCTCGGCGAGGCCATCGACCAGCTGGTGCAGAACCCGGACCCGATGCTGCGCTTCAACGTCAACGTCTCCGGGCGCACCCTGGAGGACGAGGACTTCGCCGCGTTCGTGCTGGACCGGCTGGCCAGCGCCGGGGTCGCCCCGGGCAGGCTGGGCCTGGAGATCACCGAGACGGCCGCGGTGACCAACCTGGACGCCGCCCGCCACCTGGCCGAACAGCTGCGCGCCATCGGCTGCCGGATCACCCTGGACGACTTCGGCTCCGGCTTCGGGTCGTTCGTGCACCTCAAGCATTTGCCGATCACCGGGCTGAAGATCGACGGCGAGTTCGTCCGCGGCATCGACACCGGCAGCAGGGACGGCGTGCTGGTCACCGGCATCATGGAGATCGCCCGCGGCCTCGGCCTGTCCGCGGTGGCCGAGTGGGTCGAGCGGCCCACGCAGGTCGAAGCGCTCACCCGGCTCGGCGTGCGGGTCGCGCAGGGCTTCCACCTGGGACGGCCGCGGCCGTTGCCGGTGGTGCTGGCCGAGCGCAAGGAACAGCAGAACGGCATCCGGCGCGCGTTGCCGATGCCGTCGGAGACCCCGGAACAGCCCGCGGTCCAGCCCTAG
- a CDS encoding RNA-guided endonuclease InsQ/TnpB family protein, whose translation MIVVQVRYRYRVEPTPVQRQLLARTFGCARVVFNDALRCREAAYRAGEKITPAEVQRRVITQAKSRLERAWLSEVPSVALVQSVQDAHRAFANFFDSIKGRRTGRKVGHPRLKARKDNRQSARFTRNGFSLRPNGRLYVAKVGEVRVRWSRDLPSKPSSVTIIREPDGHHYASFVVDVQPRPLLVIEQEAGIDLGIARLATVADTRGNRRDIGNPRHLSRRQRKIARLEREKSRRLKGGANRAKSRRKVAVQHSKTARARRDYHHKQALTVVRENQAVYVEDLNIVGMVRNRRLARALHDVGWGQFLRLLAEKAVRFGRTVHRVNRWLPSTKTCSGCGHVLADLPLSVRTWRCPVCSAVHDRDHNAAINILAAGRAERRNACGAGVRPPLGEALGDEAGSTWAAWPPGNPGGQAEEHVKNSGISPQFVTVDHLRP comes from the coding sequence ATGATCGTCGTGCAGGTCAGGTACCGCTATCGCGTCGAGCCGACACCGGTTCAGCGACAGTTGCTGGCGCGCACGTTCGGCTGTGCCCGGGTGGTGTTCAACGACGCCCTTCGCTGCCGGGAGGCGGCGTACCGGGCTGGTGAGAAGATCACCCCGGCCGAGGTGCAACGCAGGGTGATCACGCAAGCCAAGTCCAGGCTCGAACGAGCCTGGCTGTCCGAGGTCCCCAGCGTGGCGTTGGTGCAGTCGGTGCAGGATGCCCATCGGGCGTTCGCGAACTTCTTCGACTCGATCAAGGGCAGGCGGACCGGCCGCAAGGTCGGCCACCCTCGTCTGAAGGCCCGCAAGGACAACCGTCAGTCGGCACGATTCACCCGCAACGGGTTCAGCCTGCGGCCGAATGGCAGGCTCTACGTCGCCAAGGTCGGGGAGGTGCGGGTCCGGTGGTCTCGCGACCTGCCCTCGAAGCCGTCCTCGGTCACGATCATCCGGGAACCGGACGGCCACCACTACGCCTCGTTCGTGGTCGACGTCCAGCCGCGACCGCTGCTGGTGATCGAGCAGGAAGCCGGGATCGACCTCGGTATCGCCCGGCTGGCGACAGTCGCGGACACCCGTGGAAACCGACGTGACATCGGCAATCCGAGACACCTGTCCCGGCGGCAACGCAAGATCGCCCGACTGGAACGGGAGAAGTCGCGTCGCCTGAAGGGCGGAGCGAATCGGGCGAAGTCTCGTCGCAAGGTCGCTGTTCAGCACAGCAAGACGGCACGAGCCCGGCGGGACTACCACCACAAGCAGGCCCTCACCGTTGTCCGCGAGAACCAAGCGGTCTACGTGGAGGATCTCAACATCGTGGGGATGGTCCGCAACCGTCGGCTGGCCCGAGCACTGCACGACGTGGGTTGGGGGCAGTTCCTCCGGCTGCTGGCGGAGAAGGCTGTGCGCTTCGGCCGGACGGTGCACAGGGTCAACCGGTGGCTGCCTTCGACCAAGACGTGCTCGGGCTGTGGGCATGTCTTGGCGGATCTGCCGCTGAGTGTCCGCACCTGGCGCTGCCCTGTCTGCTCGGCTGTGCACGATCGAGATCACAACGCCGCGATCAACATCCTCGCCGCCGGGCGGGCGGAGAGGCGAAACGCCTGTGGAGCCGGTGTAAGACCTCCTCTTGGGGAGGCGCTCGGTGACGAAGCAGGAAGCACCTGGGCAGCCTGGCCGCCGGGGAATCCGGGCGGCCAAGCCGAGGAGCACGTCAAGAATTCAGGTATTTCCCCTCAATTCGTCACGGTGGATCACCTCAGACCGTGA
- a CDS encoding RNA polymerase-binding protein RbpA has product MADRVLRGSRLGAVSYETDRNHDLAPRRSVRYACPKGHEFDVPFADDAELPSTWECRLHGTESEMIDGSQPEAKKVKPPRTHWDMLLERRSIPELEELLTERLEELRGRRSATSA; this is encoded by the coding sequence ATGGCCGACCGCGTTCTGCGTGGCAGCCGGCTCGGAGCTGTCAGCTACGAGACCGACCGTAACCACGACCTCGCACCGCGCCGGTCGGTGCGGTACGCCTGCCCGAAGGGGCACGAGTTCGACGTCCCGTTCGCCGACGACGCGGAACTTCCCTCCACCTGGGAATGTCGTCTGCACGGGACCGAGTCGGAGATGATCGACGGCAGCCAGCCGGAGGCGAAGAAGGTCAAGCCCCCGCGCACCCACTGGGACATGCTGCTCGAGCGTCGCTCCATCCCCGAGCTTGAGGAGCTGCTCACCGAGCGGCTTGAGGAGCTTCGGGGACGCCGGAGCGCCACCTCCGCCTGA
- a CDS encoding polyprenol monophosphomannose synthase, with amino-acid sequence MADQRDSHAENPSPSGPPSPVLVVIPTYNERENIQLIVGRLHATLPEANVLVVDDGSPDGTGEVADEMAASDKRGRIHVMHRTEKAGLGAAYIAGFKWALERNYAAIVEMDADGSHAPEDLPRLLNALIDSDLVIGSRYVTGGKVVNWPKRREILSRSANIYAQVAIGVRIKDITAGYRAYRREALDKIIQDGVTSIGYCFQIDLAWRTVQAGFRVVEVPITFTEREIGVSKMSGNIISEALLLVGKWGVKHRAGQLKKLFSRR; translated from the coding sequence ATGGCCGACCAGCGCGACAGCCACGCGGAGAACCCGAGCCCCAGCGGGCCGCCCAGCCCGGTGCTGGTGGTGATCCCGACCTACAACGAGCGGGAGAACATCCAGCTCATCGTGGGCAGGCTGCACGCGACATTGCCGGAGGCCAACGTGCTGGTCGTCGACGACGGCAGCCCGGACGGCACCGGCGAGGTCGCCGACGAGATGGCCGCCAGCGACAAGCGCGGCCGCATCCACGTGATGCACCGGACGGAGAAGGCCGGCCTCGGCGCGGCCTACATCGCCGGGTTCAAATGGGCACTGGAGCGCAACTACGCGGCCATCGTGGAGATGGACGCCGACGGCTCGCACGCCCCGGAGGACCTGCCCCGGCTGCTCAACGCCCTGATCGACTCCGACCTGGTGATCGGCTCCCGCTATGTCACCGGCGGCAAGGTGGTCAACTGGCCGAAGCGGCGCGAGATCCTCTCCCGCAGTGCCAACATCTACGCCCAGGTGGCCATCGGCGTCCGGATCAAGGACATCACCGCGGGCTACCGGGCCTACCGCCGCGAGGCCCTCGACAAGATCATCCAGGATGGCGTGACCTCGATCGGCTACTGCTTCCAGATCGACCTGGCCTGGCGCACCGTGCAGGCCGGGTTCCGGGTGGTCGAGGTGCCCATCACCTTCACCGAGCGCGAGATCGGTGTGTCGAAGATGAGCGGCAACATCATCAGCGAGGCACTGCTGCTGGTCGGCAAGTGGGGCGTCAAGCACCGGGCCGGTCAGCTCAAGAAGCTGTTCAGCAGGCGCTGA
- a CDS encoding arylamine N-acetyltransferase family protein has protein sequence MDTTTRAAYLARIGAELPAAPTAEALADLQRRHLRTVPFENLGIHLPGQLSLDPADLAEKIITNRRGGFCFELNGLFAELLRAVGFEVTLAGARVFHGSGLGPPQDHLTLLVTDQEGVVWLSDVGFGRFALSPLRWDSREPQADAGGTFRLVDAGAEVEVWHGDTGAYRVDPRPLPLPDFTPMCWWHQTSPKSHFTRNVMISLPLEHGADRVTLSGHTLIRTEGPHRHEDHIPESDLLATYHQWFGITLPHLPTYP, from the coding sequence GTGGACACCACGACCCGCGCTGCCTACCTCGCCCGCATCGGCGCCGAACTGCCGGCCGCCCCGACCGCCGAAGCACTGGCTGACCTGCAACGACGCCATCTGCGCACGGTCCCGTTCGAGAACCTGGGCATCCACCTGCCCGGCCAGTTGAGCCTCGACCCGGCCGACCTGGCGGAGAAGATCATCACCAACCGCCGGGGCGGCTTCTGCTTCGAACTCAACGGCCTGTTCGCCGAGTTGCTGCGCGCCGTCGGCTTCGAGGTCACCCTGGCCGGCGCCCGGGTCTTCCACGGCTCCGGCCTCGGCCCGCCCCAGGACCACCTGACCCTGCTGGTGACCGACCAGGAGGGCGTGGTCTGGCTCTCCGACGTCGGCTTCGGCCGCTTCGCCCTGAGCCCGCTGCGCTGGGACTCCCGCGAGCCCCAGGCGGACGCGGGCGGCACCTTCCGCCTGGTCGACGCGGGCGCCGAGGTGGAGGTCTGGCACGGCGACACCGGCGCCTACCGGGTCGACCCCCGCCCGCTACCCCTGCCCGACTTCACCCCGATGTGCTGGTGGCACCAGACCTCCCCCAAGTCCCACTTCACCCGCAACGTGATGATCTCCCTCCCCCTGGAACACGGCGCGGACCGGGTGACCCTCTCCGGCCACACCCTCATCCGCACCGAGGGCCCGCACCGCCACGAGGACCACATCCCCGAGTCCGACCTGCTCGCGACCTACCACCAGTGGTTCGGCATCACCCTCCCCCACCTCCCCACCTACCCCTGA
- a CDS encoding MFS transporter produces MSGLDTAGTALGTPEDRRRTQRGWCWYDWANSVFPTSVVTVFLSLYLTSIARAAAEADTARNGPTPCANDNTLVQCDVSILGLVFPAGSLWGYLLSFATVIQVLVLPVAGAIADRSQNKRRMLAGFAFTGAVATCLLALVEGQNWQIGVLLFTIGNICWGTSVVVYYAFIPEISTADERDALSSRGWAFGYLGGGVCLALQLGLFQGHELFGLAQSEAVRACFILTGIWWAAFTLVPLRVLRDRPKPERADLGGGKIGGGFRELGDTMRYARKFPLTLAFLGSYLIFTDGISTVANVAGQYGSLELKLPQSTLITAILMTQFVAFIGGIAHGLVAKRIGAKKTILGSLVVWIIMLALAYLVQAGEQLQFFGIAAGIGLVLGGTNALARSLFSQMVPAGKEGQYFAVYEIGERSTSWLGPLVYAGIGQATGSFRLAILSMMIFFIVGFILVWLVPVRRAIRAVGNSEPAVL; encoded by the coding sequence ATGAGTGGGTTGGACACTGCGGGCACCGCGCTCGGCACGCCGGAGGACCGGCGCCGGACCCAACGCGGATGGTGTTGGTATGACTGGGCGAACTCGGTTTTCCCGACCTCGGTCGTCACCGTTTTCCTGTCGCTGTACCTGACCTCGATCGCGCGCGCCGCGGCCGAGGCGGACACCGCGCGCAACGGGCCGACCCCCTGTGCCAACGACAACACCCTGGTGCAGTGCGATGTCAGCATCCTGGGCCTGGTGTTCCCGGCCGGGTCGCTGTGGGGGTACCTGCTCTCCTTCGCCACCGTGATCCAGGTGCTGGTGCTGCCGGTGGCCGGGGCGATCGCGGACCGCAGCCAGAACAAGCGGCGGATGCTGGCCGGGTTCGCCTTCACCGGTGCGGTGGCCACCTGCCTGCTCGCGCTGGTGGAGGGGCAGAACTGGCAGATCGGGGTGTTGCTGTTCACCATCGGCAACATCTGCTGGGGCACCTCGGTGGTGGTCTACTACGCCTTCATCCCGGAGATCTCCACCGCGGACGAACGCGACGCGCTCTCCTCACGGGGCTGGGCCTTCGGCTACCTCGGCGGCGGGGTGTGCCTGGCGCTGCAGCTGGGGCTGTTCCAGGGCCACGAGCTGTTCGGGCTGGCGCAGAGCGAGGCGGTGCGGGCCTGCTTCATCCTCACCGGGATCTGGTGGGCCGCCTTCACCCTGGTGCCGCTGCGGGTGCTGCGCGACCGGCCCAAGCCCGAGCGGGCCGACCTGGGCGGCGGCAAGATCGGCGGCGGCTTCCGCGAACTCGGCGACACCATGCGCTATGCCAGGAAGTTCCCGCTGACGCTGGCCTTCCTCGGCTCCTACCTGATCTTCACCGACGGCATCTCCACGGTGGCCAACGTGGCGGGCCAGTACGGCAGCCTTGAACTGAAACTTCCGCAGTCCACGCTGATCACGGCCATCCTGATGACCCAGTTCGTGGCCTTCATCGGCGGCATCGCGCACGGCCTGGTGGCCAAGCGGATCGGCGCCAAGAAGACCATCCTGGGCAGCCTGGTGGTGTGGATCATCATGCTCGCGCTGGCCTACCTCGTGCAGGCCGGGGAGCAGTTGCAGTTCTTCGGCATCGCCGCGGGCATCGGCCTGGTGCTCGGCGGCACCAACGCGCTGGCCAGGTCCCTGTTCAGCCAGATGGTCCCGGCGGGCAAGGAGGGCCAGTACTTCGCGGTGTACGAGATCGGCGAGCGCTCGACCTCCTGGCTGGGCCCGCTGGTCTACGCCGGGATCGGGCAGGCCACCGGCTCGTTCCGGCTGGCGATCCTGAGCATGATGATCTTTTTCATCGTCGGATTCATCCTGGTTTGGCTGGTTCCGGTCCGCCGCGCGATCCGCGCGGTCGGCAACTCCGAACCGGCGGTGCTGTGA